One Mauremys reevesii isolate NIE-2019 linkage group 5, ASM1616193v1, whole genome shotgun sequence genomic window carries:
- the LOC120406767 gene encoding neuropeptide-like protein C4orf48 homolog: MIIMASPSVWRAMWMAIPLISVVGLLSVKLVGASQESGSVIPAESRPCVDCHAFEFMQRALQDLKKTAYNLDTRTETLLLRAEKRGLCDCFPAMH; encoded by the exons ATGATAATAATGGCGTCTCCTTCTGTCTGGAGAGCGATGTGGATGGCAATCCCGTTAATTTCAGTGGTTGGCCTATTGAGTGTGAAGCTGGTCGGGGCCAGTCAAGAATCTGGGAGTGTCATTCCGGCAGAAA GTCGTCCCTGCGTTGACTGCCATGCGTTTGAATTCATGCAGAGGGCCCTGCAGGATTTAAAGAAGACTGCGTACAATCTAGACACACGG ACAGAAACCCTCCTCCTGAGAGCAGAAAAGAGAGGCCTATGTGATTGCTTCCCTGCAATGCACTGA